In one Lachnospiraceae bacterium GAM79 genomic region, the following are encoded:
- the ppk1 gene encoding polyphosphate kinase 1, with amino-acid sequence MNNEEKNLKNQESVTTDGTEKVTIITGNTDVSEDCSNDDIRKDESKNKVKGIRFGRKNKQKEESEKIQEEKPVKKVNHVGLYENRELSWLKFNERVLEEAEDTCVPLCERMTFLSIFQSNLDEFFMVRVGSLEDQKLLSQKLRENKTNMTAGEQIDAILKRVSELNDRKDAIYTSIMKEVGEKDVHLTDFKALTKSESKYLEEYFMKEIVPLLSVMIVGRKQPFPFLKGQEIYALAVLGTRSDKKKIGIIPCSSSVFPRLIRIPTKDDTYMLVEELILHFLPKVYKGYKVLEKSVIRVTRNADIDFNAVYDEDLDYRDKMAQIVKLRKKLAPVRLELSRDINGDMIKQVCEYAEMEEPHVFLNQAPLDLSFLLQIEDILRKDATLVYQRRVPQASPMLKSNEHIIPQILDHDVLLSYPYESIKPFLQMLQEAARDPEVISIRMTLYRLARNSKVVEALTEAAENGKQVDVLVELKARFDEANNIEWSRTLEDAGCHVVYGIDGLKVHSKLCLITRKVGDEIQYITQVGTGNYNEKTSRLYTDLSLITADKRIGEEAAKVFQAILLGSVVEDMEHLLVAPKCLQNKVIAMIENEIQIAKEGKPAYIGIKINSLTDKKIIDKLIDASRAGVKIDMVIRGINCLRSGIPGDTDNIHIVSIVGRFLEHSRIYIFGTHDRDKVYIASADFMTRNTLRRVEVAAPLYDETVKNKVRKIFATMLRDNVKAREQQPDGSYKKLPMVGPVLNSQEYFYEEAYKEAGDAFHQLLRRQDAEQENK; translated from the coding sequence ATGAATAACGAAGAAAAGAATCTGAAAAATCAGGAGTCTGTAACTACAGATGGAACAGAGAAAGTAACGATCATAACAGGTAATACGGATGTATCTGAGGATTGTTCAAATGATGACATACGAAAGGATGAATCAAAAAACAAAGTAAAGGGTATTCGGTTTGGAAGAAAAAATAAGCAGAAGGAAGAAAGTGAGAAAATACAGGAAGAGAAGCCGGTAAAAAAGGTGAATCATGTCGGACTGTATGAAAATCGTGAATTATCATGGTTGAAGTTCAATGAGCGTGTGCTGGAGGAGGCAGAAGATACCTGTGTTCCATTGTGTGAGCGGATGACATTTCTGTCTATTTTTCAGAGTAATCTGGATGAATTCTTTATGGTGCGTGTCGGTTCTTTGGAGGATCAGAAGCTGTTAAGCCAGAAGCTTCGGGAGAATAAGACGAATATGACAGCGGGAGAGCAGATCGATGCAATCTTAAAGCGTGTATCCGAGTTGAATGACAGGAAGGATGCCATCTATACGTCTATTATGAAAGAGGTTGGAGAGAAAGACGTTCATCTGACTGATTTCAAAGCACTTACAAAATCGGAGAGCAAATATCTGGAAGAATATTTTATGAAAGAGATTGTGCCACTGTTATCTGTTATGATCGTGGGAAGAAAGCAGCCGTTTCCATTTTTGAAGGGACAGGAGATTTATGCGCTTGCGGTTCTTGGAACACGAAGTGACAAGAAAAAGATCGGAATCATTCCGTGCAGCAGTTCTGTATTCCCAAGACTGATCCGGATTCCGACGAAGGATGATACTTATATGCTGGTCGAAGAACTGATCCTGCATTTTCTGCCAAAGGTTTATAAAGGCTATAAGGTTCTTGAAAAATCCGTGATCCGTGTAACGAGAAATGCGGATATTGATTTTAATGCAGTCTATGATGAAGACCTTGATTACAGAGATAAGATGGCACAGATCGTAAAGCTCAGAAAGAAGCTGGCACCTGTACGACTGGAATTATCCCGAGATATTAATGGAGATATGATAAAGCAGGTATGCGAGTATGCAGAGATGGAGGAACCGCATGTGTTCTTAAATCAGGCACCGCTTGACCTCTCCTTCTTGTTACAGATTGAGGATATCCTGAGAAAGGATGCAACGCTTGTCTATCAGAGACGTGTGCCACAGGCATCTCCGATGCTAAAGAGCAATGAGCATATCATACCACAGATATTGGATCATGATGTATTGTTATCCTATCCGTATGAGAGCATCAAACCGTTTTTGCAGATGCTTCAGGAGGCTGCCCGCGATCCGGAGGTTATCTCTATTCGTATGACACTTTACCGTCTGGCAAGAAACAGCAAGGTGGTAGAGGCTTTGACCGAAGCTGCCGAAAATGGCAAGCAGGTTGATGTGCTGGTTGAATTAAAGGCCAGATTTGACGAGGCAAATAATATCGAGTGGAGTCGGACATTAGAGGATGCGGGCTGCCATGTTGTATATGGTATAGATGGCTTAAAGGTTCATTCAAAGCTATGCCTGATCACCAGAAAGGTTGGAGATGAGATTCAGTATATTACACAGGTGGGAACCGGAAATTATAACGAAAAGACTTCCAGATTATATACGGATCTGTCACTGATCACGGCAGATAAAAGGATCGGTGAGGAGGCAGCAAAGGTATTCCAGGCAATCCTGCTTGGTTCCGTGGTAGAAGATATGGAGCATCTGCTGGTTGCACCAAAATGTCTTCAGAATAAAGTAATTGCTATGATCGAGAATGAGATTCAGATCGCAAAGGAAGGAAAGCCGGCTTATATCGGAATCAAGATCAATTCGCTGACAGATAAGAAGATCATAGATAAGCTGATCGATGCATCCAGAGCCGGAGTAAAGATCGATATGGTGATCCGTGGTATTAACTGTTTGAGAAGCGGAATACCGGGGGATACCGATAATATCCATATTGTAAGTATCGTGGGGCGTTTTCTGGAACATTCCAGAATCTATATATTCGGAACGCATGACAGAGATAAGGTCTATATCGCATCGGCTGATTTTATGACGAGAAATACACTTCGCCGTGTGGAGGTCGCAGCACCGCTTTATGATGAGACGGTAAAGAATAAAGTTCGTAAGATATTTGCAACGATGCTTCGGGATAATGTGAAAGCGAGAGAGCAGCAGCCGGACGGCAGCTATAAAAAGCTTCCGATGGTCGGACCTGTGTTGAATTCTCAGGAATATTTCTATGAGGAAGCATACAAAGAAGCAGGTGATGCCTTTCATCAGTTATTGCGCAGGCAGGATGCGGAACAGGAAAATAAATAG
- a CDS encoding HD domain-containing protein — translation MKVTLEDVKKNKAVQTYIRMADESLRAMGYTEHGFAHVERVAETAREILLTLGYSEREAELASIAGYLHDIGNVVNREGHAQSGAVMAFRILDDMGADPEDTAVIITAIGNHDESAAFPVNPIAAALLIADKSDVRNSRVRNTDISSFDIHDRVNYAVKENKLKITRDSHIELKLKIDKSMCAVMDYFEIFLQRMILCRKSAEVLGLEFWLTINKQRVI, via the coding sequence ATGAAAGTAACACTTGAAGATGTAAAGAAGAACAAAGCGGTTCAGACATATATAAGGATGGCAGATGAATCTCTGCGCGCAATGGGATATACGGAGCATGGATTTGCACATGTAGAACGTGTGGCAGAGACAGCAAGGGAGATACTGCTGACACTTGGATATTCCGAGCGGGAAGCAGAGCTTGCGAGCATTGCGGGGTATCTGCATGATATCGGAAATGTTGTGAACCGGGAAGGACATGCGCAGTCCGGTGCGGTCATGGCATTTCGGATATTAGATGATATGGGAGCAGACCCGGAGGACACAGCTGTAATTATAACAGCAATTGGAAATCATGATGAGTCAGCAGCATTTCCGGTAAATCCGATCGCAGCAGCATTGCTGATCGCGGATAAAAGTGATGTGAGAAATTCAAGAGTCAGGAATACGGATATTTCATCCTTTGATATTCATGACAGAGTGAACTATGCCGTAAAAGAAAACAAACTGAAGATTACCAGAGATTCACATATTGAGCTGAAGTTAAAGATCGATAAATCTATGTGTGCCGTTATGGATTATTTCGAGATCTTTTTACAGCGTATGATCCTGTGCAGGAAGTCGGCAGAGGTGCTTGGGCTGGAATTCTGGCTTACGATCAATAAACAGCGGGTAATCTGA
- a CDS encoding citrate/2-methylcitrate synthase, whose protein sequence is MMSLMKMNEYVAIQEKICEKNDYIAPRLYDEYGVNRGLRDDRGVGVLTGLTNISKIVSSKVQDGKKVPCDGELWYRGYRVENLIGSLGEDELGFEKVAYLLLMGELPNAEEQHEFEKIIGGLRTLPSNFTRDVIMKAPTEDIMNSMTRSILTLASYDKNAKDTSVNNSLRQCIQLISEFPMLAVYGYNAYNHYVKNDSMFIHRPAKNLSTAENILMLLRPDKKYSKVEAKVLDTALILHMEHGGGNNSTFTTRVVTSSGSDTYSTMAAAMSSLKGPKHGGANIKVMEMMDNIREHIKDYEDKDEIEAYLSKILNKEAFDNKGLIYGMGHAVYSLSDPRERVFKDYVVKLAHEKGREKDLRLYENIEELAPELIAKQRKIFKGVSPNVDFYSGFVYDMLGIPMELYTAMFAVARIVGWSAHRIEELITNNRIMRPAYMSIMEKNPQI, encoded by the coding sequence ATGATGAGTCTGATGAAAATGAATGAGTATGTGGCAATACAGGAAAAGATATGCGAGAAAAATGATTATATCGCACCAAGATTATATGATGAATATGGAGTAAACCGCGGACTTCGCGATGACCGCGGAGTTGGTGTATTGACCGGTCTGACGAACATTTCAAAGATTGTATCCTCTAAGGTGCAGGATGGCAAGAAAGTACCTTGTGACGGAGAACTTTGGTACAGGGGTTATCGGGTGGAGAATCTGATCGGAAGCCTGGGAGAAGATGAACTGGGATTTGAAAAGGTGGCATATCTCTTGCTGATGGGTGAGCTGCCAAATGCAGAGGAACAGCATGAATTTGAGAAGATCATCGGTGGGCTTCGTACGCTGCCATCGAATTTTACAAGAGATGTTATCATGAAAGCGCCGACAGAGGATATCATGAATTCCATGACACGTAGTATCCTGACGCTTGCATCGTATGATAAGAATGCAAAGGACACCAGTGTGAATAATTCTCTGCGTCAGTGTATCCAGCTGATCAGCGAATTCCCGATGCTGGCTGTATATGGATATAATGCATACAATCACTATGTAAAGAACGATAGTATGTTCATCCATCGTCCGGCAAAGAATCTGTCAACGGCTGAGAATATTCTCATGCTGCTTCGTCCGGATAAGAAATATTCCAAGGTAGAGGCGAAGGTACTTGATACGGCACTGATCCTTCATATGGAGCATGGTGGCGGTAATAATTCAACCTTTACAACAAGAGTTGTTACATCTTCCGGTTCTGATACCTATTCCACAATGGCGGCTGCTATGTCATCCTTAAAGGGACCAAAGCATGGTGGTGCCAATATCAAGGTTATGGAAATGATGGATAATATTCGCGAACATATAAAAGACTATGAAGATAAAGATGAGATAGAAGCATACTTAAGCAAGATACTGAACAAGGAAGCATTTGACAATAAGGGACTGATCTATGGTATGGGACATGCCGTATACTCCCTGTCAGATCCGAGAGAGCGAGTGTTCAAGGATTATGTCGTTAAGCTGGCTCATGAAAAGGGCAGGGAAAAAGATCTCAGGTTGTACGAGAACATAGAGGAGCTTGCCCCGGAGCTGATCGCAAAGCAGCGTAAGATCTTCAAAGGTGTAAGTCCAAATGTGGATTTCTACAGCGGATTTGTATATGATATGCTGGGAATCCCGATGGAGCTTTACACAGCGATGTTTGCAGTCGCACGTATCGTTGGATGGAGCGCACACAGGATCGAGGAGCTGATCACGAATAACCGGATCATGCGTCCGGCATATATGAGTATCATGGAGAAAAATCCCCAGATATAA
- a CDS encoding MarR family winged helix-turn-helix transcriptional regulator gives MQEQKVEQEIDITKLSNEFTYRKYMMSRDSVRHLFSKLSVAEYVALQSIEAISGDSAIYGGKAYLTDLSVRMQMSIRKTSKAVRDLRDRGYVKWSHDGNGTDGTYVTITDAGAKQLHEQETIIKDFYGNVINKFGKENMINLLILMKELDTVMESEIEEMQVVKNDDESDENE, from the coding sequence ATGCAGGAACAGAAAGTCGAACAGGAAATTGATATCACGAAATTATCGAATGAATTTACTTACAGAAAATACATGATGAGCAGGGACTCCGTACGGCATTTATTTTCTAAATTAAGTGTTGCGGAATATGTCGCACTGCAAAGTATAGAGGCGATCAGCGGAGATTCCGCTATTTATGGAGGAAAGGCATATCTGACCGATCTATCGGTGCGTATGCAGATGAGTATCCGTAAGACATCAAAGGCAGTCCGGGATCTCAGAGATCGTGGCTATGTCAAATGGTCACATGATGGAAATGGTACGGACGGAACTTATGTAACGATCACGGATGCCGGTGCGAAACAGCTTCATGAGCAGGAAACGATCATTAAGGACTTTTACGGAAATGTAATTAACAAATTCGGCAAAGAGAATATGATCAATCTGTTGATCCTGATGAAGGAGCTGGATACGGTTATGGAGAGTGAGATTGAAGAAATGCAGGTGGTGAAGAATGATGATGAGTCTGATGAAAATGAATGA
- a CDS encoding transketolase family protein: protein MSEVKKIATRDSYGNALVELGKEHENLIVLDADLAAATKTGIFKKAFPERHVDCGIAECNMAGIAAGMSTCGYVPFMSSFAMFAAGRAFEQVRNSIGYPHLNVKIGATHAGISVGEDGATHQCNEDLALMREIPGMVVINPCDDVEARAAVKAAYEYVGPVYMRFGRLAVPVINDETTYKFEIGKGVELRPGKDITIIATGLPVSESLEAAKMLAEDGIDAQVINIHTIKPLDEELVVKAAQATGRVFTVEEHSIIGGLGSAVMECLAEKNPVKVTRIGVRDTFGESGPAKDLLHKYELDAEGIYKQIKAAL from the coding sequence ATGTCAGAAGTAAAGAAGATCGCAACAAGAGACAGCTATGGTAATGCATTGGTTGAGCTTGGAAAAGAACATGAGAACCTGATCGTACTGGATGCAGACCTTGCAGCAGCAACAAAGACCGGAATCTTCAAGAAAGCATTTCCGGAACGCCATGTAGATTGTGGTATCGCAGAATGTAACATGGCAGGCATCGCAGCCGGAATGTCAACCTGTGGATATGTGCCGTTTATGAGCTCCTTTGCGATGTTTGCGGCAGGCAGAGCCTTTGAACAGGTGAGAAACAGTATCGGATACCCACATCTAAATGTAAAGATCGGAGCAACCCACGCAGGTATCTCCGTAGGAGAAGACGGAGCGACCCACCAGTGTAATGAAGATCTTGCCCTGATGAGAGAGATCCCTGGCATGGTGGTTATCAATCCATGTGATGATGTAGAAGCAAGAGCAGCCGTAAAGGCAGCATATGAATATGTAGGACCTGTCTATATGAGATTTGGAAGACTGGCAGTACCGGTCATCAATGATGAGACAACCTACAAGTTTGAGATCGGCAAGGGCGTAGAATTACGTCCTGGAAAGGATATCACGATCATAGCAACCGGACTTCCGGTATCTGAGAGCTTAGAAGCTGCGAAGATGCTGGCAGAGGACGGTATCGATGCACAGGTGATCAATATCCACACGATCAAACCGCTTGACGAGGAACTTGTCGTAAAGGCAGCACAGGCAACCGGCAGAGTGTTCACGGTAGAGGAGCATTCGATCATCGGTGGACTCGGCTCAGCGGTTATGGAATGTCTGGCAGAGAAGAATCCGGTTAAGGTAACAAGAATCGGTGTTCGCGATACCTTCGGTGAGTCCGGCCCGGCAAAAGACCTGCTTCATAAGTATGAACTCGACGCAGAGGGCATTTATAAGCAGATTAAAGCAGCATTATAA
- a CDS encoding transketolase — MNKLDLQKKAVDIRKGIISSVHSAKAGHPGGSLSAADIFTYLYFEELHVDPKNPKDENRDRFVLSKGHTAPGYYSALAERGFFPVEDLLTLRHIGSYLQGHPDMKHIPGVDMSSGSLGQGLSAAVGMALAAKMSGKEYRTYCLCGDGEIQEGQIWEAAMFAGHRKLDNLLVIVDNNNLQIDGTVEDVCSPYPIDKKFEAFNFHVINIDGNDFDQIDAAFKEAKATKGMPTAIIAHTVKGKGVSFMENNVGWHGKAPNDEEYAIAMEELEKAGDVLCQK, encoded by the coding sequence ATGAACAAACTAGACCTTCAAAAAAAGGCTGTTGACATCCGTAAAGGAATTATTTCCTCCGTACATTCTGCAAAAGCAGGACATCCGGGCGGATCACTTTCGGCAGCAGACATTTTTACTTATCTTTATTTTGAGGAATTACATGTAGATCCGAAGAATCCAAAGGATGAGAACAGAGATCGTTTTGTATTATCCAAAGGACATACAGCACCGGGTTACTATTCAGCCCTTGCTGAGAGAGGATTTTTTCCGGTTGAGGATCTTCTGACTCTGCGGCATATCGGTTCTTATTTACAGGGACACCCGGATATGAAGCATATTCCTGGTGTGGACATGTCATCCGGTTCTCTCGGACAGGGACTTTCCGCAGCAGTCGGTATGGCACTGGCAGCGAAGATGTCCGGTAAGGAATACAGAACCTACTGTCTGTGCGGAGACGGAGAGATCCAGGAGGGACAGATCTGGGAGGCTGCTATGTTTGCAGGTCACAGAAAGCTGGATAACCTTTTAGTGATCGTAGATAATAATAACCTTCAGATCGACGGAACCGTTGAGGATGTATGTTCCCCATATCCGATCGATAAGAAGTTTGAAGCATTTAATTTCCATGTAATTAATATCGACGGAAATGATTTTGATCAGATCGATGCAGCATTCAAGGAAGCAAAGGCAACCAAGGGAATGCCGACAGCGATCATCGCCCATACCGTAAAAGGTAAGGGAGTATCCTTCATGGAGAACAATGTGGGATGGCATGGCAAAGCTCCGAATGACGAGGAGTATGCGATTGCAATGGAAGAACTGGAAAAGGCAGGTGACGTGTTATGTCAGAAGTAA
- a CDS encoding NAD-dependent protein deacylase produces MNEKIARLKEIVEESERMVFFGGAGVSTESGIPDFRSVDGLYNQKYKYPPETIISHSFYMRDPEEFYRFYKDKMIYRDAKPNMAHKKLAELEAQGKLAAIVTQNIDGLHQMAGSKNVIELHGSIHRNYCTKCHKFYDLDYIIQSDGVPKCSCGGIIKPDVVLYEEGLNNDDIENAIRYISEADTLIIGGTSLVVYPAAGLVRYFRGKHLVVINMSPTQTDGQADLLIADKIGKVLGQL; encoded by the coding sequence GTGAATGAGAAAATAGCAAGGTTAAAAGAAATTGTTGAAGAATCCGAACGTATGGTTTTCTTTGGTGGGGCAGGTGTTTCTACAGAGAGTGGAATTCCGGATTTTCGAAGTGTAGACGGACTCTACAACCAGAAATACAAATATCCGCCGGAAACGATCATCAGCCATAGCTTCTATATGCGTGATCCTGAAGAGTTTTACCGGTTTTATAAAGATAAAATGATTTATCGGGATGCAAAACCGAATATGGCACATAAAAAACTTGCCGAACTGGAAGCACAGGGCAAGCTTGCAGCGATCGTAACACAGAATATTGATGGTCTGCATCAGATGGCAGGAAGTAAGAATGTGATCGAGTTGCATGGCTCTATTCACAGAAATTATTGTACAAAATGTCACAAATTCTACGATCTGGATTATATTATTCAATCAGATGGTGTACCAAAATGCAGTTGTGGTGGAATAATTAAGCCGGATGTAGTATTATATGAAGAGGGGCTGAACAATGACGATATCGAGAATGCAATCCGGTATATTTCGGAAGCAGATACATTGATCATTGGCGGAACTTCATTGGTTGTTTATCCTGCCGCCGGATTGGTTCGGTATTTCAGGGGAAAACATCTGGTAGTTATTAATATGTCACCGACACAGACGGACGGTCAGGCAGATCTTCTGATCGCTGACAAGATCGGAAAAGTGCTGGGACAATTATAA
- the cdaA gene encoding diadenylate cyclase CdaA, with protein sequence MDKLMAFLKTYFDWFYITRPDVSDIIEILILSYVIYKILLWFKSSRAWTLLKGIVLIFLFTMLASLLQFNTILYILKNVFSIGILAVIILFQPEFRRGLETLGRKKFFDYIMHEDTEERGLSDKTIYELIKTVTVLSANRTGALIVIEDKVALGEYIDTGIPIDAVVTNQLLLNIFEHNTPLHDGAVILRNNRVIAATCYLPLSANLSINKELGTRHRAGVGISEVSDSVTLIVSEETGSISIAKGGELYRNLDTESVRKHLELLSQDDVKKKDERRLKDSKRRRKSTKKSTGKKTDSNNIKNGRSSDNRKEADSDER encoded by the coding sequence ATGGATAAGCTTATGGCTTTTTTAAAGACCTATTTTGACTGGTTTTATATTACCAGACCGGATGTTAGTGATATTATTGAGATCCTGATACTCTCGTATGTCATCTATAAAATACTGCTTTGGTTTAAGAGCAGTCGTGCTTGGACGTTGTTAAAAGGTATTGTATTGATATTTTTATTTACCATGCTTGCATCTTTATTGCAGTTCAATACGATTCTGTATATTTTAAAAAATGTGTTCAGCATCGGTATTCTGGCGGTGATCATTCTGTTTCAGCCGGAGTTCCGTCGTGGACTTGAAACATTGGGACGAAAGAAGTTTTTTGACTACATCATGCACGAGGATACAGAAGAAAGAGGACTGTCTGATAAAACGATATACGAATTGATCAAGACCGTGACGGTTCTTTCTGCAAATCGGACAGGAGCCTTGATCGTAATTGAAGATAAGGTTGCTCTTGGCGAGTATATTGATACAGGAATTCCGATTGATGCGGTGGTTACCAACCAGTTGCTGCTTAACATATTTGAGCATAATACACCGCTCCATGACGGTGCGGTTATTCTTAGAAATAACAGAGTTATTGCGGCAACCTGTTATCTTCCGTTATCTGCAAATCTTTCTATTAATAAGGAACTGGGAACAAGACATCGTGCAGGGGTTGGTATCAGTGAGGTATCAGACAGCGTGACGCTTATCGTATCTGAGGAGACCGGTTCGATATCGATCGCAAAGGGCGGAGAACTGTATCGGAATCTGGATACAGAGAGTGTTCGTAAGCATCTGGAGCTTTTGAGTCAGGATGATGTAAAGAAGAAAGATGAACGTCGCCTGAAAGACAGTAAACGTAGACGTAAGAGTACAAAGAAAAGTACCGGGAAAAAGACGGACTCGAATAATATAAAAAACGGAAGGTCTTCTGACAACAGAAAGGAGGCTGACAGTGATGAAAGATAA
- a CDS encoding glycoside hydrolase family 5 protein, with translation MKTWKGYQKGVNLGGWFSQCDYSEDRFNNFITEDDFKELTSWGLDHLRLPVDYNLVETEDGQYKEEGFARIKRALELGHKYGFNMILDLHKTAGYSFDPGEKQSGFFGNEALQERFYRLWEEFAKRFGGYGDKVAFELLNEVVDKEDGAVWAEIAPKCVERIRAYAPTTDILIGGYWHNSVQAVRDIPMPMDEHIIYNFHSYDPLLFTHQGAQWVDDMPADYHMEFKGSMEDFCAYAKAHLPAKLAGTLSILDYKGNLDSAYFEDLFADAIAVAKERNVALYCGEYGVIENADPANTVLWYKAIHEVFVKYGIGRAAWSYKEMDFDLRADRLKPVFAELKKYF, from the coding sequence ATGAAGACATGGAAAGGGTATCAGAAGGGTGTTAATCTGGGAGGCTGGTTTTCCCAGTGTGATTATTCCGAGGACAGATTCAATAATTTTATTACGGAAGATGATTTTAAAGAGCTTACAAGCTGGGGACTGGATCATCTCAGGCTGCCGGTGGATTATAATCTGGTAGAGACAGAAGACGGACAGTATAAGGAAGAAGGTTTTGCACGGATCAAACGCGCGCTGGAATTGGGACATAAATATGGTTTCAATATGATCCTTGATCTGCATAAGACCGCTGGTTATTCCTTTGATCCGGGAGAAAAACAGAGTGGATTTTTTGGAAACGAAGCTCTTCAGGAACGCTTCTACAGATTATGGGAAGAATTTGCAAAGCGCTTTGGCGGATATGGAGATAAAGTTGCATTTGAATTATTAAATGAAGTAGTAGATAAAGAAGATGGTGCTGTATGGGCAGAGATCGCACCAAAGTGTGTAGAACGTATCCGTGCATATGCACCGACAACTGATATTCTGATCGGTGGTTACTGGCATAACAGCGTGCAGGCAGTCAGAGATATTCCGATGCCGATGGATGAACATATCATATATAATTTCCACAGCTATGACCCTCTTCTTTTTACACATCAGGGCGCACAGTGGGTAGATGACATGCCGGCGGATTATCATATGGAATTCAAAGGCAGCATGGAAGATTTTTGTGCATATGCAAAAGCACACCTGCCTGCAAAGCTTGCCGGAACGCTGTCGATCCTTGATTATAAGGGAAATCTTGATTCAGCATATTTTGAAGATCTGTTTGCCGATGCGATCGCTGTTGCAAAGGAACGAAACGTAGCACTTTATTGCGGAGAATATGGCGTGATCGAAAACGCAGACCCGGCAAACACTGTATTATGGTATAAAGCTATCCATGAAGTATTTGTAAAATACGGTATCGGTCGTGCGGCATGGTCATACAAGGAGATGGACTTCGACCTTCGCGCTGACCGCCTGAAACCGGTATTTGCTGAACTCAAGAAATATTTTTAA
- a CDS encoding AraC family transcriptional regulator — MNKELQKLLLTQQEEQSYHLPMEAEYSFYRRIANGDMELLKLNMNADTMEGMGKLSSSPLQNKKYHLVILTAMITRFCIEAGLDPEQAYTLSDMHIRKIDACLTPEQLDPRKGAVVKDFVLAMHELHNSPGLSYHVMQVVSYINSHITEPIRVSDVADAVKLHPDYLTRLFKKDMNCSLSQYIIKEKCRAARYMLLNSQASCTEISSFLYFASCSHFVNCFKKEYGLTPNAYRKQMGGLSNDRSDAF, encoded by the coding sequence ATGAATAAAGAATTACAGAAACTGTTATTAACGCAGCAGGAGGAACAGTCTTATCACCTGCCGATGGAGGCAGAGTATTCATTTTACCGGCGGATCGCAAATGGGGATATGGAGCTACTGAAACTAAATATGAATGCAGATACCATGGAAGGCATGGGAAAGCTGTCTTCATCCCCACTGCAGAACAAAAAATACCACCTGGTCATTCTGACTGCCATGATCACACGTTTCTGTATCGAAGCCGGGTTGGATCCGGAACAGGCCTATACTTTAAGTGATATGCATATCCGAAAGATCGATGCATGTCTGACACCGGAACAACTGGATCCGCGAAAAGGGGCTGTTGTGAAGGATTTTGTACTTGCCATGCACGAGCTTCATAACAGTCCCGGACTGTCTTATCATGTCATGCAGGTCGTCTCCTACATTAACAGCCATATCACAGAACCGATCCGGGTATCGGATGTCGCCGATGCAGTGAAGCTCCACCCGGACTATCTGACCCGTCTGTTCAAAAAAGATATGAACTGCAGTCTCTCACAATATATCATAAAAGAAAAATGCAGGGCGGCCCGCTACATGCTGTTAAACAGCCAGGCAAGCTGTACAGAAATCAGTTCATTTCTGTATTTTGCGTCCTGCAGTCATTTTGTAAATTGTTTTAAAAAAGAATATGGTCTGACACCGAATGCTTACCGCAAACAGATGGGCGGTCTGTCAAATGATCGAAGCGATGCGTTCTAA